A region from the Chitinophaga sp. Cy-1792 genome encodes:
- a CDS encoding DoxX family protein, translating into MKIVLLLGRILFALIFVFSGFNHALGAGIDYAAAAGVPAAAFLVRVAGVLALAGGLSVLLGFKARTGAILLVIFLVPVTLYMHKFWGITDPAAAQMQMAMFMKNVALTGACLIIAYFGSGPASIDKQA; encoded by the coding sequence ATGAAAATTGTCCTCTTACTCGGGCGCATCCTTTTTGCCCTGATCTTCGTTTTTTCCGGTTTTAACCATGCGCTGGGAGCAGGTATCGACTATGCTGCTGCCGCAGGTGTTCCTGCCGCCGCTTTCCTGGTACGGGTGGCCGGTGTGCTGGCGCTCGCCGGTGGCCTGAGCGTTTTACTGGGTTTTAAGGCCCGTACAGGCGCTATCCTGCTTGTTATCTTCCTGGTGCCGGTGACACTGTATATGCACAAATTCTGGGGCATTACAGACCCCGCAGCGGCACAGATGCAAATGGCCATGTTCATGAAAAATGTTGCCCTGACAGGCGCTTGTCTCATCATTGCCTATTTCGGCTCAGGACCTGCCAGCATCGATAAACAGGCGTAA
- a CDS encoding alpha-2-macroglobulin family protein → MRWILILFLYCYTYTASAQEPLSETATSSHVQALYRISNAEALKIFKSSIEYPRASKYIKGATEQIEFNADTSLLHTLVGVFPITEPLPANIPAGHYITVSAAGTLVHYRYITINTIHLSLLDNNRGLLLTVTDKAGNNIPDAHVKLENKNIRYSRSTQCYLLPQSDRQGIITVSYQGVDNFMHVFPEYFAKGYEGRPSPFATFWKRTRRVLSPKRIAKKAMLSLKPYTHFYHAYMALSKPKYKPGDTVKLKTFAVNDKGEPVNEPLQVRVAQWYGKLDTIIATIRPYRPGGYEYSFPLNASLRMLRDREVSIQLERTTEGRETIADKKFIYGEYELKDILFQVRRNQEPTDYAKGQSIKLFIKGTDNNDLPLLDARVKISITTESSDSYRPGMTFVPYKLMEETIPLETIGETVFNIPDYIFPDAGIQFTVTCQLLTSDNSEKKETFTLHRSNNPGRFEFDVRKDEVFISYFEGDTPKSVPGALLIHSAVNDSPMVKNVIFPCKTTIHPWMTMVSARTADISNDYAIDGHPDQVDVSGILTNHHLHILLHNPRNIPVRYQLIKEKRIIEKGFGTTFDRHLRANGRKGYKLNLQYTYGGNTRSKEYNFLKTTHDLQVNIDAPPVIQPGGKTRITVNVTNHNQKPVKDADVTAFAITTKFGDGMPKLPSWPYRNKNLSAYYPSYMLSGTRTTQQDAMLDWTSWKSLLGLDTMPYFQFFHPEKVLYNFEATADTVTQLAVYVVKNGFPMVPHLIWIDNVLAYTHGTLSTEHYSIPATPGYHQVTVRTASEKITLDDIYVQQGRKNMIAVNADIPGNGVTITPAGNYFNSEERNLINNTTTFLETRAYGHKVQYVQQQYKVLPVPFTNPKPGYLIGPGYTSYNYIYPHRFKDTVSLEIDTPAMLRSADIPTQPENMADRYFSGSLSHIWDYPILKGYIATTSSLLRDYRHFLEGLSINTRAVYYRFNNKLIVHHDPLTEKNIRQQFLYALRDKFFIILGDRTVHEFSDLHPQYYKLVVLMKDSGYIVHDSLEVFHGGVTVYNFVQPEILPDNDSILRLRELLNVAVAQGSDGAEFITPYDRDYRINNYYRGNTTAGDIKITGKVTDLSGRPIAGCSIAVRNGSRATISMNDGSFMMNVFQKDTLFFSFIGFETISVPIQKGKKEYNVIMNDRTFGLREVVTSSYSYRARRISFSGSVSVASAGKGRGSKKNMLKSLDDPATTNAAQQSGLALSASSQQPLILIDGVPYNGVFTDLQKAGIGTINILAKEEAMALYGSAAANGAIIVTSNGKTPLLLQKNKDDKVEEIKRNYLRHNFRDDAFWQPRLRTNAKGNATFDAVFPDDLTNWKTFAIAMTRGKRIGAATAETKAFRSIATTLALPHFLVRGDSLDILAKILNYNQDTLRINSSLTVDGTPLRNNDITLVESKLEKTAAITTTTDSMRITSRIKNENIDDGEYKAIPVIAPGTIESFGTFLPLRKDTFFTVALQDTTPARITATLSPMPVLLDEIKRLESDDRSCNEQVASKLIAMLLQKKWYKKMGKTFTNDEEIRKATTLLEEARKRDGMWGWLANQPSEFWITAHVIKALHMAAREKFTTTYNDTAISRYFVPILDSFKMSDKLTMINTLIEVDPAFEAHCYLDTISTNMVDQSDQLRLLEIKQKAGISIYTDYLLSHIEKTSYGTTYWEALSPEWYVWYSDMTTTLGAYRILRKKGGQEELLRTTRAWVLESRALDGWRNTYESANILETIGDDLLAENELEPPALFIEGQQIAKFPYDSTFTSQQIHVQKKGTRSIYFTAAQHHFNSNPQKVNGTFNVNTYFQQNNYPVSSLVAGIKTEMIVDVDVDHAAEFIAIEVPVPAGCSYDESMKSLDFSEDYFREYRYQKVNIYCRKLAVGRYRFVIHLMPRYSGRFTINPARAEELYTPLLFGREAMKKIDIGER, encoded by the coding sequence ATGAGATGGATCCTGATCTTATTTTTGTACTGTTATACCTATACCGCTTCAGCCCAGGAGCCTTTGTCTGAAACCGCTACCAGCAGCCACGTGCAGGCATTATACCGTATCAGCAATGCGGAAGCATTAAAAATATTCAAAAGCAGCATCGAATATCCCAGGGCCAGCAAGTATATCAAAGGCGCCACGGAGCAAATTGAATTTAATGCAGACACTTCCCTGTTACATACACTGGTGGGCGTTTTCCCGATAACCGAACCACTCCCGGCCAATATACCTGCCGGTCACTATATCACCGTATCGGCAGCAGGAACGTTGGTGCATTACCGTTACATAACCATCAACACTATACATCTTTCCTTGCTCGATAACAACAGGGGATTACTGCTCACGGTCACCGATAAAGCAGGAAATAATATCCCGGATGCCCATGTGAAGCTCGAAAATAAAAACATCCGTTATAGTCGTAGCACCCAGTGCTACCTGCTGCCGCAGTCCGACAGGCAAGGCATTATTACTGTCTCCTACCAGGGGGTAGATAATTTCATGCATGTATTCCCGGAATATTTTGCAAAAGGCTATGAAGGCAGACCATCGCCCTTCGCCACATTCTGGAAAAGAACAAGACGTGTACTGAGTCCTAAGCGTATCGCAAAAAAAGCCATGCTGTCTTTAAAACCCTACACACATTTTTATCATGCCTATATGGCCTTAAGCAAGCCTAAATATAAACCCGGCGATACCGTTAAACTAAAGACTTTCGCAGTCAATGATAAAGGCGAGCCGGTGAATGAACCACTGCAGGTTCGTGTAGCCCAATGGTATGGCAAACTCGATACGATCATCGCCACCATCCGGCCTTACCGGCCAGGTGGCTATGAATATAGCTTTCCGCTTAACGCATCGCTCCGCATGTTGCGCGACCGTGAGGTAAGCATTCAGCTGGAACGCACTACCGAAGGAAGAGAAACGATAGCGGATAAAAAATTTATCTATGGGGAATATGAGCTGAAAGATATCCTGTTCCAGGTAAGAAGAAACCAGGAACCGACAGATTATGCTAAAGGTCAATCTATTAAACTATTTATTAAAGGCACCGACAACAACGACCTTCCCCTGCTGGACGCACGCGTAAAAATCAGCATCACAACGGAATCTTCTGACAGCTACCGACCAGGCATGACCTTTGTTCCATATAAACTAATGGAAGAAACCATTCCGCTGGAAACCATTGGTGAAACCGTTTTCAATATACCTGATTACATTTTCCCCGATGCCGGCATTCAGTTTACTGTTACGTGTCAGCTGCTCACAAGCGACAACAGCGAAAAAAAGGAAACCTTTACCCTTCATCGCAGTAATAATCCAGGCAGGTTTGAATTTGATGTAAGAAAAGATGAAGTATTCATCAGTTATTTTGAGGGAGATACGCCCAAATCTGTTCCGGGCGCGCTGTTAATCCATAGCGCTGTCAATGATTCACCGATGGTGAAAAATGTAATATTCCCCTGCAAAACGACGATTCATCCCTGGATGACGATGGTCAGTGCCCGGACAGCCGATATCTCCAATGACTATGCGATCGATGGTCATCCTGACCAGGTGGATGTAAGTGGTATTCTCACCAATCATCATCTTCATATATTATTACACAATCCGCGAAATATACCTGTCAGATATCAGCTGATAAAAGAAAAGAGAATTATTGAAAAAGGTTTCGGCACAACGTTCGACAGGCACCTGAGGGCCAATGGCAGAAAGGGTTACAAGCTGAACCTGCAATATACCTACGGCGGCAATACCAGGAGTAAGGAGTACAACTTCCTGAAAACAACTCATGACCTCCAGGTAAATATAGATGCACCACCCGTGATACAGCCCGGTGGAAAAACACGTATAACCGTCAACGTTACAAACCATAACCAAAAGCCTGTTAAGGATGCAGACGTTACCGCCTTTGCCATTACTACCAAATTCGGAGACGGCATGCCCAAGCTACCATCCTGGCCTTACCGTAATAAGAATCTTTCCGCCTACTACCCGTCCTATATGCTGTCCGGCACCAGGACAACACAGCAGGATGCCATGCTTGACTGGACCAGCTGGAAATCCTTACTGGGATTAGATACGATGCCCTATTTCCAGTTCTTTCACCCGGAAAAAGTGCTGTACAATTTTGAAGCTACAGCAGATACGGTTACACAGCTGGCAGTTTATGTAGTGAAGAATGGTTTTCCTATGGTTCCACACCTGATATGGATAGATAATGTGCTGGCTTATACCCACGGTACACTCAGCACCGAACATTACAGTATTCCTGCCACACCTGGCTATCACCAGGTCACCGTAAGAACAGCATCGGAAAAAATTACGCTGGATGATATTTATGTTCAGCAGGGAAGAAAAAACATGATCGCTGTAAATGCAGATATACCAGGCAATGGCGTCACCATCACACCGGCCGGTAATTACTTCAACAGCGAGGAAAGGAACCTGATCAACAATACGACTACTTTCCTGGAAACCAGGGCCTACGGCCATAAAGTGCAGTATGTACAGCAGCAGTATAAAGTCTTGCCGGTGCCTTTTACAAATCCCAAACCTGGCTACCTGATCGGCCCGGGTTACACCAGCTACAACTATATCTATCCGCATCGCTTTAAAGATACTGTCAGCCTGGAAATTGATACACCTGCCATGCTGCGGTCAGCTGATATACCCACACAACCGGAGAACATGGCAGACCGATATTTTTCGGGTAGTCTGTCACATATCTGGGACTACCCTATCCTGAAAGGGTATATTGCCACCACCTCCAGTCTGCTCAGGGATTACAGACATTTTCTCGAAGGACTCTCCATCAATACCAGGGCAGTCTATTACAGGTTCAATAATAAATTAATTGTCCATCATGATCCCTTAACGGAAAAGAATATACGGCAGCAGTTTTTATATGCGCTCCGCGACAAGTTTTTTATTATCCTGGGAGATCGCACGGTACATGAATTCAGCGACTTGCACCCCCAATATTACAAGCTGGTGGTGCTGATGAAAGACAGCGGCTATATTGTGCACGACAGCCTGGAGGTATTCCATGGCGGCGTCACCGTGTATAACTTTGTACAGCCGGAGATATTACCCGACAACGATTCTATTCTACGACTCCGGGAGCTTCTGAATGTAGCCGTGGCGCAGGGTTCAGACGGAGCAGAATTTATCACACCCTATGATAGGGATTACCGCATCAACAATTACTATCGCGGGAATACCACGGCGGGCGACATAAAAATTACCGGAAAGGTTACAGACCTGTCGGGGCGGCCTATCGCCGGTTGCAGTATTGCCGTCAGAAATGGCAGCCGAGCCACCATTTCAATGAACGATGGCAGTTTCATGATGAATGTATTCCAGAAAGATACCCTCTTTTTCTCCTTTATTGGATTTGAGACCATTTCGGTCCCTATTCAGAAAGGCAAGAAAGAATATAACGTTATCATGAACGACAGGACATTTGGCCTGCGGGAAGTAGTTACGTCCTCCTATTCCTATCGCGCGAGGAGGATTTCCTTTAGTGGCTCCGTCAGCGTGGCCAGTGCAGGAAAAGGGCGCGGCAGCAAAAAGAATATGCTGAAAAGCCTGGACGACCCGGCAACCACCAATGCAGCACAGCAGTCTGGTCTGGCTTTATCTGCCAGTAGTCAGCAGCCCCTCATCCTGATCGATGGCGTACCTTATAATGGCGTCTTCACCGACCTTCAAAAGGCCGGTATTGGCACTATTAATATACTGGCAAAAGAAGAAGCCATGGCATTATATGGCAGCGCCGCCGCCAATGGCGCGATCATTGTCACCAGCAATGGGAAAACGCCGCTGCTGCTACAAAAAAACAAAGATGACAAAGTAGAGGAAATAAAACGGAACTACCTGCGGCATAACTTCCGTGATGACGCCTTCTGGCAACCACGGTTACGCACCAACGCAAAAGGAAACGCCACCTTCGACGCCGTTTTCCCGGATGACCTCACCAACTGGAAAACCTTTGCCATCGCCATGACACGAGGCAAAAGAATTGGCGCCGCCACCGCTGAAACAAAAGCTTTCCGCAGTATCGCCACCACCCTTGCACTGCCGCACTTCCTGGTACGGGGCGATAGCCTGGATATTCTGGCCAAAATACTGAACTATAACCAGGACACCCTCCGGATAAACAGTTCACTCACCGTAGATGGAACACCGTTACGCAACAACGACATCACACTGGTGGAAAGTAAGCTGGAAAAGACAGCCGCCATTACCACAACAACAGACAGTATGCGCATCACCAGCCGTATAAAAAATGAAAACATCGATGATGGAGAATACAAGGCGATTCCGGTGATAGCACCTGGTACCATAGAATCATTCGGTACTTTCCTCCCCTTGCGGAAAGACACCTTCTTCACCGTCGCCCTGCAGGATACCACGCCGGCAAGGATAACCGCCACGCTTAGCCCGATGCCGGTATTACTGGATGAAATAAAAAGACTGGAGAGCGACGATCGTTCCTGCAACGAACAGGTGGCCTCCAAACTGATCGCGATGCTATTGCAGAAAAAGTGGTACAAAAAAATGGGTAAAACATTTACCAATGATGAAGAGATCAGAAAGGCAACAACACTGCTGGAAGAAGCCCGCAAAAGGGATGGCATGTGGGGATGGCTCGCCAATCAGCCATCAGAGTTCTGGATAACGGCACATGTCATCAAAGCACTGCATATGGCGGCAAGGGAAAAATTCACCACCACCTATAACGATACGGCCATCAGCAGGTACTTCGTGCCAATACTCGACAGCTTTAAGATGAGCGACAAACTCACCATGATCAACACACTAATAGAGGTAGATCCCGCATTTGAAGCACATTGTTACCTCGATACGATTTCTACCAACATGGTAGACCAATCAGACCAGCTCCGCCTGCTGGAAATAAAACAAAAGGCAGGCATCTCTATATACACCGACTACCTGTTATCACATATAGAAAAAACCAGCTATGGCACTACCTATTGGGAAGCACTTTCTCCTGAATGGTATGTCTGGTATTCGGATATGACAACAACATTAGGCGCCTACCGGATTCTCCGGAAAAAAGGAGGACAGGAGGAATTACTGCGTACTACCCGTGCCTGGGTACTGGAAAGCAGGGCGCTGGATGGCTGGAGAAACACCTATGAATCAGCCAACATCCTGGAAACCATCGGCGACGATCTGCTGGCAGAAAATGAATTGGAACCTCCTGCCCTGTTTATTGAAGGACAACAGATAGCAAAATTCCCTTATGACAGCACCTTTACTTCCCAACAAATTCACGTACAGAAGAAAGGCACCAGGAGTATCTATTTTACTGCGGCACAGCATCATTTTAACAGCAATCCTCAAAAGGTAAACGGGACATTCAATGTCAATACCTATTTCCAGCAGAACAACTACCCTGTCAGTTCCCTTGTTGCGGGTATTAAAACAGAGATGATCGTTGATGTAGATGTAGACCATGCTGCTGAATTCATAGCGATAGAAGTTCCTGTTCCTGCGGGCTGTTCCTATGATGAATCCATGAAATCACTGGACTTCAGCGAGGATTACTTCCGGGAATACCGCTATCAGAAAGTAAATATCTATTGCAGGAAATTGGCCGTTGGCCGTTACAGATTTGTCATTCACCTGATGCCCAGGTATAGCGGCAGGTTTACCATCAACCCGGCCAGGGCGGAAGAACTGTATACCCCGCTGCTGTTTGGTCGCGAAGCGATGAAAAAAATAGATATAGGCGAACGTTAA
- a CDS encoding NAD(P)-dependent oxidoreductase: MKTIGFIGIGNLGLPIATNLLKAGHHLKVYNRTRDKALPLEALGAEIVDSPLAAIEKGGIVFTLVSDDAALKEIANDAFVAALGQGGVHASLSTISPETANTLADHHKHHGVTYVGAPVFARPEAAAAKVGNAVISGHTYGKERIRHLLTDGFAKNIFDLGEKAGSANVLKLIGNFMIAASMEMMAESFVLAEKNGLDVKVVYEMLTTTMFSGPIFRNYGGMILNREFSSEAAFKASLGLKDIDLVLEVARTSYTPMPMANLVHQRLLTVLSKGRRDDDWVALATGAINDAGLK; this comes from the coding sequence ATGAAAACAATAGGATTTATCGGAATCGGTAACCTGGGCTTACCCATTGCTACCAACTTACTCAAGGCAGGACATCATTTGAAGGTTTACAATCGCACCCGTGATAAAGCGTTGCCCCTGGAAGCGCTGGGTGCAGAGATCGTTGATAGTCCGCTGGCTGCCATTGAAAAAGGAGGCATCGTATTTACCCTGGTATCGGATGATGCTGCCCTGAAGGAAATTGCCAACGATGCATTCGTGGCCGCATTGGGCCAGGGTGGTGTACACGCCTCCCTGAGTACTATCTCTCCGGAAACAGCCAATACACTGGCAGACCATCACAAACATCATGGTGTTACCTATGTGGGCGCACCGGTATTTGCAAGGCCCGAGGCAGCCGCTGCTAAAGTGGGCAATGCGGTGATCTCCGGTCATACCTACGGAAAAGAACGTATCCGTCATCTGCTGACAGATGGCTTCGCAAAAAATATTTTTGATCTGGGAGAGAAGGCAGGCAGTGCCAATGTGCTGAAGCTGATCGGCAACTTTATGATCGCCGCTTCCATGGAAATGATGGCGGAATCCTTTGTGCTGGCGGAAAAGAACGGCCTGGACGTAAAGGTGGTGTACGAAATGCTGACAACGACCATGTTCTCCGGACCAATATTCCGCAACTATGGTGGGATGATCCTCAACAGGGAATTCAGCAGCGAAGCAGCTTTTAAGGCATCTTTAGGCCTGAAGGACATAGACCTGGTACTGGAAGTGGCAAGAACTTCGTATACCCCTATGCCAATGGCCAACCTGGTACATCAGCGTTTGCTGACAGTACTCAGCAAGGGTCGCCGTGATGACGACTGGGTAGCACTCGCCACTGGCGCCATCAATGATGCCGGACTAAAATAA
- a CDS encoding helix-turn-helix domain-containing protein: MKKENSTNAINARQLRGDCGTVYTLSLIGGRWKPVILWRLLAGKMRYNELKKSINGISERVLVLQLREMETDGLIQRAVYPEVPPRVEYEITPLGASMEPILEVMSDWGISHMPEDIRHSQDPTLQHV; encoded by the coding sequence ATGAAAAAAGAAAACTCCACGAATGCAATCAATGCCAGGCAACTACGGGGGGATTGTGGAACGGTTTATACTTTATCACTTATCGGCGGCAGATGGAAACCAGTTATCCTCTGGCGGTTGCTGGCCGGAAAGATGCGATACAATGAGTTGAAAAAGTCCATTAATGGTATTTCAGAACGTGTACTGGTATTACAGCTGCGTGAAATGGAAACAGACGGACTGATTCAACGTGCTGTATATCCTGAAGTGCCGCCAAGGGTGGAATATGAAATTACGCCATTGGGAGCTTCTATGGAACCGATCCTGGAGGTAATGTCCGACTGGGGAATATCCCATATGCCGGAAGATATTCGTCACTCCCAGGACCCGACACTTCAGCATGTATGA